In the genome of Oncorhynchus clarkii lewisi isolate Uvic-CL-2024 chromosome 22, UVic_Ocla_1.0, whole genome shotgun sequence, one region contains:
- the LOC139380687 gene encoding mid1-interacting protein 1-B-like: MMQISESHLQKNSLFNSMNRFIGAVNNMDQTVMVPSLLRDVPLEEEREMAALKSSGNSDIEDGDMYSYYQLLKSIRCDIEWGVMRAEEAKKRKESRASISRMDSAEEDSEVSSEEDEDNLQKQFQFHMTGLHGVLSKLTQQANTLTNRYKQEIGIGCY; encoded by the coding sequence ATGATGCAGATCTCAGAATCCCACCTGCAGAAGAACTCCCTGTTCAACTCCATGAACCGCTTCATCGGTGCCGTCAACAACATGGACCAGACGGTAATGGTGCCCAGCCTGCTGCGGGACGTCCCCcttgaagaggagagggagatggccGCCCTGAAAAGCTCGGGAAACAGCGACATCGAGGACGGGGACATGTACAGCTACTACCAGCTGCTCAAGTCTATCCGTTGCGACATCGAGTGGGGAGTGATGCGGGCCGAGGAAGCCAAGAAGCGAAAGGAGAGCCGTGCTTCCATCTCGCGGATGGATTCAGCGGAGGAAGATTCTGAGGTGTCGTCCGAGGAAGACGAGGATAACCTGCAGAAGCAGTTCCAGTTCCACATGACGGGGCTCCACGGGGTGCTATCCAAGCTGACGCAACAGGCCAACACCCTGACCAACCGCTACAAGCAGGAGATCGGCATTGGATGCTACTAA